Within Carassius gibelio isolate Cgi1373 ecotype wild population from Czech Republic chromosome A21, carGib1.2-hapl.c, whole genome shotgun sequence, the genomic segment TATTATTTGTTCTTGAGTCGGGGGATATTACACccgacttttgttttgtttgttttttaaggaaaaatgCAAACGCCGGAATTTTTGATCCTGTTTATCCGCAGTGAAGTCCAGCTGAAGTctttttttattcaggctagttaaATTCATTCTGGGGCTAAATCTGAAGAATTTCTTTCTGAAGTGCTACCAGGGATTTTGAAATTTTGTGAGCCCTGTTGTGCAGTCAGAATTTTGTACATTAAGGTAAATTTAAGAGATGAAAAAATCAGATTGAATACTAAATTAAAATACTAGACGGCTGATATTATCATTTCGACATTGACTCACAAAATTCATATAATGATTGTAGGGAGCAGGGGCATTAATTTAAGGTAAATTCATCAAatctaaatgtgtttttgtttttcctgcaGACTATCTGTGTAGTCCAGAAGACAATGTATACAATATAGACTTCACACGGTTCAAGATCAGGGATATGGAGACAGGAACAGTACTGTTTGAGATCACCAAACCTCCAGGCACAGGTGAGTGTGAGCGGCCACCTCCAGCAGGTTACTGATTCCTGTCATGGGATCACCAGCATGGTGGGTACAAGTCGAGTGGTCCTACTAATGTAAATGCTTTCACATCCatcaatatatacagttttgatGCAGTTAGTTATGTTATGTAGTATAGAGTTATATAATATGCACTCTGTGTTTGTGCTCGGCCAAAATTTAGTTACATGAGCACACAGTCTGGCTTGATTTCGATGACTGTTTTCATGTTTTGGTCCatattgaaaaatgtatatttattaggttaagtttaaacatttaactgTTAAACTGGTTTCACATTTGAAATCGCAAATATAAGTTGGTGCTGTGTGGTTCCAGATAACATCAGTTAATAATCAGGTGCAACAGTGACGTGCTATCAGTGCTGTCTTCTTCCCCTAAAAAGTTGCTTGCTAGCATTAGCTTACCGTTTATGTAATTACTAgcattttttgccattttaatttTGACATGCATGTTATAAATAATGTTCCAGGACTATAGTATATATAATGGTCTTTCctactatttattttttcttcttttctaaaTAATAGTATTTTCTGCAATCCAAAGAGACAAATAAGTGACTAAAGACTAAAAAGTGTGATGATTCCACAAGCACAGTATTTAGCTGAGCAGTTCAAAGGTTCTGAGAAAACTGAACCACTTACAAGTTTTtaagtaggtaaaaaaaaaaaaaaaaggattggaCAAGGATTTCCAGAGTTAGTTATAGAGAGGTGCAAATAATTTTCTGACCACTAGGTGGAACTGTCCTGAAACTGCTCAGGTATTATTGTCATCGCTGTGCTTGAATATTAACAGAAACACTGTGTAAACATAAACTACTGTAATGGACTGAACTGGGATGCGATTCATGGAGTAACTTTGCACTGAATGTGTATGATGTGTATTCGCTATAGAAAACAGCCGTACATTAGCTTAAGTGAGGAACACAAAGAATAGAAAAAGTTTGCTGTCTCTGCTttcattttagtacttttaatACGTTTAAATGAAGCCCAGAACGACACTTGATTACAGTCAGTCACGTGCAATTATGATCAGACACATAcatcaattattttataattctgattctcattttgaaatttttttttttcaattagatAAAGGAGATAAACGAGATGTTGATCCAAATGCTGGACGGTTTGTACGTTATCAGTTTACGCCAGCTTTCTTACGCCTACGTCAAGTAGGAGCCACGTAAGTACAGTTTAAAGTAGTCAGTGTATACATGTTAaataactgttcaaaagtttcttcttctttttttttttttttaagaaatcaatactttcatTCATCAAGGACATTAAAGTCTTGCCTgtcttatttttttgaatattaatatatgttGGTTTTTAATACACAGTTTTCCTAGAAACCATAAGGTTACTAAATTAACAGTTCTACAAATATCGATTAAAATAACAGTAGAGTTAGGTAAAGTTACTACAAATTAGCATATGCAGGATATGATTAAACATTAGATCATCATTGTAGTCCTCCTGTCCTATCATATCTTTGCAAGAGAggagaatattacatatttagaaATTGAAGACGGTGGCATATGAAAAGACAGACAGCTGATATTCATTAGTGGAGCTGTCTCATATACCAGAACAACAGTTGTATGCTCATTGAGGTCAGATACAATAATCAAAACAAAGCGAGCATAAATCATTTCTCAAAATTAAACCCGTCGAATGAATCTCGTCATTATTGAAAAGGGCAGAATATAGAAGTAGATGCAGTAAGCTACTCAAATAATGAATCCAGTAATCACataatacaggtgcttctcaataaattagaatgtcgaggaaaacttcatttatttcagtaattgagGAATGGGATGTTGAACAGTTTTTGGTAATTAACAGGCTCAAGTTAACAGCTCTCTAAACTAACCCAAGTGATGAACTGTGTTTTTCTGAAATGAACACTGAAGAACTACAAGTCTCAAATGAATATCTTCTCTGTTTTGTTTTCGGTCTTTTTAGTGTTGAATTCACAGTAGGGGACATCCCCATCAATAACTTCCGGATGATCGAGAGGCACTATTTCCGTGAACAGCTGCTGAAGAGTTTCGACTTTGAGTTTGGCTTCTGCATCCCCAGCAGCAAGAACACCTGTGAGCACATCTATGAGTTCCCCCCGCTCTCAGAGGATCTCAGTAAGTAACCCCTGAGAGACTATGTATCTAGAGCAAATTGCAGATACTGTTATGTACATATTTGTCTACATCTCAGTGTTGACATGTACCACTCAGATGGAATGGGACAAAAGTGTCAATCAGTTATATTGAAGTCAATCCAATCGTAAATGAAAGGGTTTTTGCTAATTTTCTTTTGTAGTGTAGACATGACCGTTTAAACAAGATGCTGTGTTGGTCTTGCCAGACTTGTTCGTTTTTGTGGAAAGGTGATGAACCAccaatttgttatttttgtaatttaaatgcttttaatgttACTGTCAGCAATTTTACTCAAAGTTCTTTAATGGTTGTTTCACCAGGAATAatcttactttttttatatataaattattgaaatatattaaaatattatatgttTGTTAAATTGATGTGAGTTGGTTGTCAATTGTTGTTTTTCATTACTActcttttaaaatgcattgaCCTTGCTATGAAAATACCCATAGATGGTGGTatggcaaaaaaaatttaaaaataaaataagtgaagACCACTAGATATCACTCTGTTGTAAAGGGAATGGACTTTttcgttttttttgttgtttttttgaatgAAGCCtctttcatttgatcaaaaatacagtaaaaactgtaatattgtaaaatactgtaataataattatttgttcgatacaaagctgaattttcagtattcttactccagtcttcagtgtcacatgatccttcagaaatcattctgatatagttttttttttgacttcaTAACCCAATAATGAATATAGCACATACAtgctaaataattatttaatttaagagATTCAATGCAAGTTCATCATAGAAGGgtctattattatatataaaaatacattaagagAAATAGATATATTGAAGTATGTATTTGAGAATATTAATagacccagaaaaaaaaaattaacatgacATTGACCTACCAGCTTCTAAAATACTGCAGCTTTTAAAAAGCGTAATTATTGTTTGTGTATCCCTCTATTCATGGTGATTTGAGCTCTCTGatgtgttttctctttatttcaGTGCGTGAGATGATCCTCCATCCTTACGAGACGCAGTCTGACAGCTTCTACTTTGTGGACAACAAGCTGGTCATGCACAACAAAGCAGATTATTCGTACAGCGGAGGCCCTTAGGACAGCCGTGGGAGGGGACTGAGGCAGAGAGTTTGACTGACAGACCTAAGAACCAATCACGTGTCTTTGTCCAGCAGTCACACCCTCCTTGAATCAGTGTCATAGACGACCACCTGCAGTGCGCCATGTCTGTTTGTGAGGTCTAGAAAGTCATATGAGAAGGTCTTATCCAATGCATACATATCCTGTTCTGATTTCACACTGCCATCATTCACATCAGCAAATATAGAGTGTTTCTTTTGTATGAGCAAGGCACTGTAATGTGAATGGTACTTAGGATTTCTATTCATCATGTGCATGCGTGTGTATGTATGGGTTTTCATTctatgattttgtgtgtgtgtgaggagggtgTTTAACACTGATAAGATCATTATATATTGTTGATGTTAATGAGTACAAGCTACATCATATTTCATGAAACTTTTCATCCTAAAtagcatatattatattattttatggtgAGACCTTGACATAATTGATAGATTTGTGTTGCATTAGATATATTTTGATACGTGAGCAAACTTAATTTTGAGATGTTGATTATTTGTgtggataaaaacaaaaaacgagcaaaaaaatgaagtcaaatcAGTTGAAACTTTCATGGACCTGTCGAAACGAATGACTTGCATTCGAAGGTCTGTATAAAGTTTCTGATTATACATAATTTACTCTGCAAACAAGAGATTGTGTAGATAAAACAACGATGTGAAAAATGCCTACTGGAAAGGGAACACTGCACACGTTACAAGCCTTGACATTTCAAACGTCTGCTTCGTGTGGTTTCTTTTTGTCTTCGTACAAAACAAGAGGAAAGAAATGGTCATATTGAGCTGTTTAAAGAACAGTAGTTCGAAGAGAGCAAGAGATGTGATCTCTTCTCATTTCTCCATCTAGCATTCCCTTTCTCACACATTCCAGCGAGCCAGGCCCTTTGTGGCGGTTTAGTGCACATAGCAGAGATTAGATTTAATATCTTATCCAAGTATGTGCTGTATCTATGATCCTTGTATTCAGAGTGCAAACAGTGCTTTTAGGAGAATGATTTACCTATTTTTGATTTATGAATAATGAGGAGGCTTTCAAAGACTTCAGTAAGTGTGTAAAATGGAGGAATAACTTGAAAAATATTTCTAGTCAGATgtaatatgtgctttatttatgattgtgatttattgtaaatgattttGGAGGGGGAAGGGGAGAAAATGAAATGTATGTTTTGGACAATTAAATGCCAGtctggaataaaataaataaatgtatatgttgattatttatttatttattttgtgtttttccccaTAGCCTTTTATTTTCCTGTGAATATTTATTTCAGATTCTTCATTTAGTGTTTAGCACTAGTTTATCTTTAAATTATAAGTTACTGTAAAAATAGGTTCAGtaagattattcttttttttctttttttttttagaaagacgatgcttttattcaacaaagaaatAACAGCTTTTgttattgttgaaaaaaaaaatacttaaaaaaaaatgctgttcttttagcATTTGCACCTACACAACAAAGTGTATCGTGGCTTTCAAAAGAATATTAAGCACCACAAATTTTGCATCAAAATTGGTAGGTTAAAATGATTTccagggatcatgtgacactgaagactggagttatgactgctgagaattcagctttgcatcacaagaatttagttaaaataaatatagccctggctagatagatagatagataaatagatatatcTGGAAAGTACATGCAGGTCCTAAGATTTGcaatttttctttaataatataaataactcaataaaatgactacattttctaaaataactcGATATATTTGAAATCAGTTGCCAAAAATATTGTTGCTGCAGGCTGTAAATGAAATTTCTCACAAGACTGCACAAAATTAGATTTATTTGAGAAAAGGCACATATTCTGAAAAGACACTGTGACTTTTATGTTTCAAGTATTTACTTCTACAAAGTAGGGGCATTTAAAAATCTTTAACTGTGTTTCTCAACAGATTAAGATTTTACAAATCAGccatgtattaaaatgtattaaatagacAGATCCAaaaagggatctaaaatataaaAGGTCTTGTCCAGACCCCATAAATTAATTGAATTTTCGTGAACCAGCACAAATGGAAGACAAGAAATCCTACTTGTGAAACCAAACCCACAAAGAATGTAGACAAAAACAGCTCTAAATGAACCAGAAATTGGATCAGATTTTGCCCAAACTGAGCTAGCAAGAGCGCTACATGGAAGCCAACTCACATTTACAAAGTCCTCATACTTCATTGACTTTAAAGATGTTAATAAGTGTTACAGAGTTTCGAACACTAAATGGAGGCTGACCTGAGTTAATCCTGACCTGCCACTAATATAGTGCTTGAAAAGCTAATGTCTAAAGGTTTGAGAAAAACAAGCTTTTGCTCCAGAGGGCATTGATGAGGAGACGAATGCTACATGCTCTGCATGCTGTGACCCTTTTGTCGATTTGATGATGGTATTTTTTGGATCAGCTTCCTTTACCAACAAGATTTTCTCTTTCCCTTCAGTGTTTTCATGAAACCATTAGATGTGAAGATTTTCATGGTGTACTTGTTGCATTTGTGGCGTTGGCCCATGTGGGAAAGGTTCCTAGACTGAACATGGCCGTTCCCCATGTGTTGATGCCAAGGTTGATGCTGAGAATGCCAATGATGTTGAGAATGAAGCCTGCCTTTGCcttcaaacaaaaagaaaatacaattacCCACAACGTTTTGCATAAACGGTTCccctaaaatgtattttgacatttaactcCCAGTTAAGGGACTAATGTGAGGGAGTAAGACAAGTGTGTTGAACCATACCATATCCAAGACTTTGAGGTTGCCATAGGAGAAAGCGATGGCATTAGGTGGAGTGGCTACAGGAAGCATGAAAGCCAGCGATGCGCTGATGGTGCAGGGCAACATCACGTAAAGAGGATGGAGCCCGATGGTTGTGGCCTGCAAATAGAGGCGGCTTATAATTACCACTTCCATACTTGTTaaatttttacatattacatacatttttaaaacttttttttcatacCAAGTAACATTTTTGTGAAACTGTACCCACCATAGATGCTAGAATGGGCAGGAATAGCGTGGTGGTGGCTGTGTTGCTGGAGCATTCTGTGAATGTTCCCACCAGGAAACACAGTATCAGAGAGATGGCGAAGGGTGGGATGCTCTGCAGTGGGGCCAGACTTTCACCCAACCATGTTGACAGTCCAGACTcctacacaaatataaaaaatgaatataaattgaGTCATCCTGTGGCCCACTCCAGCCAGCTGGTTGAGAACCATGGTATTAAACAagatgaaatttaatttaatttaatttattttgtataattgacTAATGAATGTAGATTTATTGCCCATTATAATGTGCTATTCTGTCATCATCTTACCTCACTTCCTCTTGCCAAGGCAAACCCTCCACCCAGGAGCAGCACTATGTTCCAGGGCATGCGTTCATGAACCACCTTCCAGTTAAGAAGAGTGGGAGTACCCTTCAGTCTCTTCTTCTTGTCCTTTTTCTGATGTTCTTGTTCTTTATAAAACAGATAGTCCAGTGAATTGAAGACCTAGTTTAAACTGATGGATGTTTTGTTCAGAGACTCTGAATGCAGAAGCACCTTACCTTTGCCCGCTAATTCAGCTTCTTCATTATGTTCATCACTTGCACTGACAGAACATGAACAGTCTAGCCGAGATGGAATGACGAAGAACAGGGTTGACATGAAAATGGCCACAGTGCCATCGGTGACAAATCTGCACAGAGAAAAAATTGACAATATAAAGAAATGAATATGCAAAGAAACATTACTTTTTTCATCTGAACTATTATGTAAAAGTTTTTGGGTGAAGTTTACTCACTGTCCATTTTTGTTAAAGAGCTCAGTGGCCCAGCCTGGCATGAACCCTGGTTCTCGTGTGAACCACAGGATCACCAGGATCACAAAGATGACAAGCACTGCGCCCTCAGCAAAAGACATCGGGCCCAACTTCTTGTATTCATTCTTCATAACTCTGTAAGCTTCTTTGTCTCCCTCATTTTTCAAACCGCagccaaaacttttttttacgcTGAAAAGCAAAATAGCCTCAAATTGATATCATCCAACTAATAACACTTACTTTATGTCCTAGGCAcattatgtaatttaatgtacAGCATGTGAGTTACTTACTTAAATCCCAAGTACATGAACTGCAGCCAAAGCCAAGAGAGCACAAGCATCAGCACCATGTTAGGAAAGGCAAAACCGAACCAGCTGGCAAAGTTAATTACGTCATTGTTATCTGGAAAAATCCTGCAATAATGTGCAAACATATGTGTGAGAAGAGACCTTGCTCCATTACTGTATGCACATGTTTATGTTGTAGGTCTCACAGTTTGTGTGCACAACAATGCACGAcacctatacatatatatataatttgttatatatacatacatatatatatatatatgatcttacAAAGCAggccgtatatatatataaaataacaggaTATTTGACAAACATACTCATCCATCTGTCCCTTGAGAATAAGATTTGGTGTGGTGCCTGTTAGGGTGGCAGTTCCTCCAATGCTGGCGGAGTAGCACACAGATAGACTCATTCCTTTAAAGAGACTAAGGTACTTCGCTTCACGTTCTTTCCTCCTGAGTTCAGAGAGTGCATTGATTCTTTCCTCCAGAACTGGGTTGTCTGTTAAAATTGAGTAAAGGTGGGATGTAAGTTTTAAGATTGAGTTTTATTACCACCGATtctgatttaataaaaataataataataataataaaaagggagaaaaatagaatagtataaaatagaaatacaacAGACAGTGCAAGTGTCAGAATGTCAAGtgtagatggaagagatgtgctTTAGTGAaatagtgacgtgacattcagccaagtatggtgacccatactcagaatttgagctctgcatttaacccatccgaaatgagcacatgggggttcgatgccttgctcaagggcacctaagtcgtggtattgaaggtggagagagctgttcatgcactacccccacccacaattcctgccagcccgagactagaactcacaacccttcgattgggagttcaaccctctaaccattaggccacgacttccccccttTAAGCTGCTTCTTAAAGATGGCTAAAGactggttgtcttgtaggcacacgtcaatgccttgaattttttgACAGCAGTTGGTAGTCAATGCAAATTGAAGAACAGAGGTCTCTTTTTTGCTCTGGTTAAGCTTGGAGACTTCAATGTACTGTAAACCAAGACAAACCTCAGGCTGCAGACTTTAACACTCtacttgcctcttt encodes:
- the LOC127942004 gene encoding protein unc-119 homolog A-like — encoded protein: MSYSCTNTGNSQDPSSSKKSGSVNPGSCSSGDTGNGNNRHIIRGSIANSNPDISEAMRVKKGCNTTDVGVPVTTEEELHANETITPEDVLGLQKITENYLCSPEDNVYNIDFTRFKIRDMETGTVLFEITKPPGTDKGDKRDVDPNAGRFVRYQFTPAFLRLRQVGATVEFTVGDIPINNFRMIERHYFREQLLKSFDFEFGFCIPSSKNTCEHIYEFPPLSEDLMREMILHPYETQSDSFYFVDNKLVMHNKADYSYSGGP
- the LOC127941994 gene encoding solute carrier family 13 member 2-like, which gives rise to MASVLRWLWVNRNYFIIFITPFVILPLPLVFPTPEARCGFAIILMALYWCTECMPLAITALLPVVLFPMMGIMESGKVCVEYLKDTNMLFIGGLLVAIAVEHWNLHKRIALSVLLIVGVRPALLMMGFMIVTSFLSMWISNTATTAMMLPISQAVLEQLSATEADSDEKELREGQDNQAFELTEVNIKQPLDNVTGDKPNNNPVLEERINALSELRRKEREAKYLSLFKGMSLSVCYSASIGGTATLTGTTPNLILKGQMDEIFPDNNDVINFASWFGFAFPNMVLMLVLSWLWLQFMYLGFNVKKSFGCGLKNEGDKEAYRVMKNEYKKLGPMSFAEGAVLVIFVILVILWFTREPGFMPGWATELFNKNGQFVTDGTVAIFMSTLFFVIPSRLDCSCSVSASDEHNEEAELAGKEQEHQKKDKKKRLKGTPTLLNWKVVHERMPWNIVLLLGGGFALARGSEESGLSTWLGESLAPLQSIPPFAISLILCFLVGTFTECSSNTATTTLFLPILASMATTIGLHPLYVMLPCTISASLAFMLPVATPPNAIAFSYGNLKVLDMAKAGFILNIIGILSINLGINTWGTAMFSLGTFPTWANATNATSTP